A region from the Chanodichthys erythropterus isolate Z2021 chromosome 5, ASM2448905v1, whole genome shotgun sequence genome encodes:
- the unc5b gene encoding netrin receptor UNC5B isoform X2 has translation MVFLYLHYNYSSKDSASFDGSDYSEVLPDSFPSAPAEPLPEFQSEPEDAFIVKNRPVKLSCKAAPATQIYFKCNGEWVNQNDHVTKESLDPITGLVVREVDISVSRTQVEELFGLEDYWCQCVAWSSAGTTKSRRAYVRIAYLRKNFEQEPLGREVRLEQEVLLQCRPPEGIPPAEVDWLKNEELIDPALDSNFLITIDHDLIIKQARLSDTANYTCVARNVVAKRRSSTATLIVYVSGGWSSWTEWSECNAQCGRGWQRRTRSCTNPAPLNGGAFCDGPPFQRVTCTTLCPVDGGWTEWAKWSACGTECTHWRSRECQAPPPRNGGRHCSGSMMESKNCTEGLCARNKKVSIEHSSHPLGPGAGVVVYAGLVGALLLCVILVLCVGILVYRRSCRHFHGEITDSSSALTAAFHPGNYKPPRQDNPHLLHPTAPPDLTASAGTFRGPLFALQQATLDSQHKIPMTTSPLLDPLPSLKIKVYNSSTMSSLELPTGPGSNDGEIMSLKTVGSGPKDYHGHTLPREPSHSASATLGSLGGRLTIPNTGVSLLVPPGTIPQGKFYEMYLIINKWEKTTLPSDGSQTVLSPVVSCGPSGMLLSRPVVLSLPHCAQLEPPDWTLTLKMQNHQGAWEEVLTVGEESLSSPCYLQVEEQSCHILMEQLGTYGLVGQSAPPRPACKRLQLALFAPRAPCLSLDYSLRVYCIQDTPHALKEVLEVERSLGGVLLEDPKPLLFKDSYHNLRLSIHDIPHSHWRSKLLAKYQEIPFYHIWSGSQRPLHCTFSLERGSLVVSQLTCKICVRQVEGEGQIFQLNTDIQETLPPHSPLPAGGSCLPSSQVGPYAFRLPVSIRQKICASLDAPSARGCDWRMLARSLDFDRYLNYFATKPSPTGVLLDLWEACHQGDADLVSLATALEEMGKSEVLVVMTTDGDC, from the exons GTCTGGTAGTAAGAGAAGTAGATATCTCTGTCTCCCGGACGCAGGTAGAGGAGTTGTTTGGGCTGGAGGATTATTGGTGCCAGTGTGTTGCCTGGAGCTCGGCAGGCACCACAAAGAGCCGGCGGGCTTACGTCCGCATCGCCT ACCTAAGGAAGAACTTTGAGCAGGAGCCACTTGGCAGGGAGGTGCGTCTGGAGCAGGAAGTCTTGTTGCAGTGTCGTCCACCAGAGGGCATCCCGCCTGCTGAG GTGGACTGGCTAAAGAACGAAGAGCTCATTGACCCGGCGCTGGATTCTAACTTTCTTATTACCATCGACCATGACCTAATCATCAAGCAGGCTCGACTCTCTGACACGGCTAACTACACCTGCGTTGCTCGCAATGTGGTCGCTAAGCGACGCAGCAGCACTGCCACACTCATCGTCTATG TGAGTGGGGGCTGGTCATCCTGGACAGAGTGGTCAGAGTGCAATGCTCAATGTGGGCGGGGCTGGCAGCGACGGACACGCAGTTGCACCAATCCAGCACCACTCAATGGAGGAGCCTTCTGTGATGGCCCACCATTCCAAAGAGTCACCTGCACCACCCTCTGTCCAG TGGATGGAGGCTGGACAGAGTGGGCCAAGTGGTCCGCGTGCGGGACGGAGTGCACACACTGGCGCAGCCGTGAATGTCAAGCGCCACCACCCCGTAACGGAGGACGCCACTGCAGCGGCAGCATGATGGAGAGCAAGAACTGCACAGAGGGACTGTGTGCCCGCA ATAAAAAGGTTTCTATTGAACATTCAAGCCATC CTCTTGGCCCCGGTGCTGGTGTAGTGGTGTACGCAGGGCTGGTGGGGGCTTTGCTGCTGTGCGTGATCCTCGTGCTGTGTGTGGGCATCCTGGTCTATCGCCGGAGCTGCCGCCATTTCCATGGTGAAATCACAGATTCGTCATCGGCCCTTACTGCTGCCTTCCACCCTGGCAACTACAAACCACCACGACAGG ATAATCCACACCTACTGCATCCGACAGCCCCTCCTGACCTCACAGCCAGTGCCGGAACCTTCCGCGGGCCGCTTTTCGCACTGCAGCAGGCCACACTGGACTCTCAGCATAAAATCCCTATGACCACGTCTCCCCTGCTGGACCCACTTCCTAGCCTGAAGATAAAGGTGTACAACTCCTCTACCATGTCCTCCCTCGAGCTGCCGACAGGCCCGGGATCTAATGATGGGGAGATCATGAGCCTGAAGACCGTGGGCTCTGGACCTAAAGACTACCATGGACATACGCTGCCCAGGGAGCCCAGTCACAGTGCCAGCGCCACACTGGGCTCCCTGGGTGGTCGTCTCACCATCCCTAATACAG GGGTGAGCCTGTTGGTTCCACCAGGGACAATTCCTCAGGGCAAATTCTACGAGATGTATCTCATTATAAACAAATGGGAAAAAACAAC GTTGCCATCAGATGGTAGTCAGACGGTATTAAGTCCAGTGGTGAGCTGCGGACCCTCCGGCATGCTGCTGAGCAGACCTGTGGTCCTCAGTCTGCCCCACTGCGCACAGCTAGAGCCCCCAGACTGGACCCTCACCCTCAAAATGCAGAACCATCAAGGCGCCTGGGAG GAGGTGTTAACTGTGGGAGAGGAGAGTCTGTCATCTCCCTGCTACCTACAAGTGGAGGAGCAAAGCTGTCATATTCTTATGGAGCAACTGGGAACGTATGGTCTGGTGGGACAGTCGGCTCCTCCTCGGCCAGCCTGCAAGAGACTGCAGTTGGCCCTCTTTGCTCCTCGGGCCCCGTGCCTCTCATTGGACTACAGCCTAAGGGTCTACTGTATACAGGACACCCCACATGCCCTTAAG GAAGTATTAGAAGTTGAGCGAAGTCTGGGTGGGGTTTTACTAGAGGATCCCAAACCCCTTCTCTTTAAGGACAGTTACCACAACCTGCGGCTATCAATCCATGACATTCCTCATTCGCATTGGAGGAGTAAACTCCTGGCTAAGTATCAG GAAATCCCATTCTATCACATTTGGAGCGGGAGTCAGCGGCCGTTGCATTGCACCTTCAGTCTGGAGAGAGGAAGCCTGGTGGTTTCCCAGCTCACCTGCAAGATCTGTGTCAGACAGGTGGAGGGGGAGGGACAGATCTTCCAGCTTAACACTGACATCCAAGAG ACCTTGCCCCCCCACTCACCATTGCCAGCAGGAGGTTCGTGTCTGCCTTCATCTCAAGTGGGCCCATATGCTTTCCGACTGCCCGTATCCATACGGCAGAAAATTTGTGCCAGTCTGGATGCCCCCAGCGCACGCGGCTGTGACTGGAGAATGCTGGCTCGCAGCCTGGACTTTGACAG GTATCTGAACTACTTTGCAACCAAACCCAGCCCCACAGGTGTGCTGCTAGACCTGTGGGAAGCTTGTCACCAGGGTGACGCAGACCTGGTCTCCTTGGCGACAGCTCTTGAAGAGATGGGCAAGAGTGAGGTCTTGGTCGTCATGACGACGGACGGAGATTGCTGA